A section of the Scyliorhinus torazame isolate Kashiwa2021f chromosome 21, sScyTor2.1, whole genome shotgun sequence genome encodes:
- the msantd2 gene encoding myb/SANT-like DNA-binding domain-containing protein 2 isoform X3 — MAAPSAADSPSRSWTSAAAEAPLEIVAPAWADVAGDPSAEPPTPSWTSGAAENPAPSPSRPAACRGISWTPAETNALIAVWGDERLQDVLEGNLRNSHIFDRISQALREMGYERSANQCKERIKTLKRCYSRVKERGRGKRTCNYTFQQLEQVFGRVPVVWEPHAYQPVLIDSSGLYQDTKSDTINLDESREVQPTQLEDWGSQKPDLPIKQELLMNQKQELQTYQKQDLSAYQDADEDVEEMNFVKKKPAARHNSIENMQKPEILQALMALLDAVQPRWQEFQSYDDLSSTHFTNKLGIFAIGYNTRWVEDIRYHYTEISSQVLVGKRLKEYLNPDKPEGKVIAMKRQKMNWKKVYYKLFEITKSEARCLELHFAFEWIPIALSRAAGDNAIQYLLPGGIPDTNGLYVIGCEETEGEGFSPRRDYGIRVLPRVSLRRDSGGATAGPSLLENELVDCGEMKSKIRYCYLGIAEETTIRQCILQHFQPPVKMLSIETCTINSFLSENCRAGAISRSIYIKFIEVEKESLSAGCVLECLEKAMGYSLRFTK; from the exons atggcggcgcccagcgCAGCGGACTCCCCGAGCCGGAGCTGGACGAGCGCGGCGGCCGAGGCCCCGCTGGAGATTGTGGCCCCCGCCTGGGCCGACGTGGCGGGAGACCCATCCGCCGAGCCGCCCACCCCCAGCTGGACGAGCGGCGCGGCCGAGAACCCGGCGCCCAGCCCCAGTCGGCCGGCCGCCTGCCGCGGGATCTCCTGGACCCCGGCCGAGACCAACGCGCTGATCGCCGTGTGGGGGGACGAGCGGCTGCAGGACGTGCTGGAGGGCAACCTGCGCAACTCGCACATATTCGATAGGATCTCACAGGCCCTGCGGGAAATGGGCTATGAGAGAAGCGCAAACCAGTGCAAGGAGAGAATTAAG ACTCTAAAGAGGTGTTATAGTCGGGTAAAGGAGCGAGGTCGCGGTAAGAGAACCTGTAACTACACGTTCCAGCAACTGGAGCAGGTCTTCGGGCGGGTGCCTGTCGTGTGGGAGCCGCACGCCTATCAGCCAGTTCTTATTGACAGCAGCGGACTGTACCAGGACACAAAATCAGACACTATTAACCTGGATGAAAGCCGGGAGGTGCAGCCAACTCAGTTGGAAGACTGGGGGAGCCAGAAGCCAGATTTGCCCATCAAACAGGAGCTACTTATGAACCAGAAGCAAGAATTGCAGACCTATCAGAAACAGGATCTCTCCGCCTACCAGGATGCAGATGAGGACGTAG AAGAAATGAATTTTGTGAAGAAGAAGCCAGCAGCAAGGCACAATTCTATAGAAAACATGCA GAAGCCGGAGATTCTGCAGGCCCTCATGGCATTGTTAGATGCTGTCCAGCCAAGATGGCAGGAGTTCCAAAGTTATGACGACCTCAGCAGTACACACTTCACAAATAAACTCGGAATTTTCGCCATTGGTTATAATACAAGGTGGGTCGAGGACATCCGGTACCATTACACCGAAATCAGCTCCCAGGTGCTGGTTGGAAAGAGACTGAAAGAATATTTAAATCCGGATAAGCCCGAGGGCAAAGTCATAGCCATGAAGCGTCAAAAGATGAACTGGAAGAAAGTCTATTACAAGCTTTTTGAGATCACTAAAAGTGAGGCGCGCTGTCTCGAGCTGCACTTTGCTTTCGAATGGATACCCATCGCACTTTCCCGAGCGGCTGGCGACAACGCTATACAGTATTTGCTTCCGGGCGGGATCCCGGACACCAATGGTCTCTACGTGATTGGCTGCGAGGAAACAGAGGGTGAGGGTTTCTCCCCACGGCGAGATTATGGGATACGGGTGCTCCCAAGGGTCTCTCTGCGGCGGGATTCTGGTGGCGCCACCGCAGGACCGTCTCTCTTGGAGAATGAACTTGTCGACTGCGGTGAGATGAAGTCAAAAATCCGCTACTGTTACTTGGGCATAGCGGAGGAGACAACAATTCGCCAGTGTATACTACAACACTTTCAACCACCTGTCAAGATGCTGAGCATAGAGACATGTACCATCAATAGCTTCCTCTCTGAAAACTGTCGGGCGGGAGCCATCTCCAGATCTATTTACATCAAATTTATAGAAGTAGAAAAGGAGTCTCTCTCTGCCGGCTGCGTGCTTGAGTGTTTGGAAAAAGCCATGGGGTATTCTTTACGATTCACAAAGTAA
- the msantd2 gene encoding myb/SANT-like DNA-binding domain-containing protein 2 isoform X1, producing the protein MAAPSAADSPSRSWTSAAAEAPLEIVAPAWADVAGDPSAEPPTPSWTSGAAENPAPSPSRPAACRGISWTPAETNALIAVWGDERLQDVLEGNLRNSHIFDRISQALREMGYERSANQCKERIKRKQELDYISGEIKTGSGNPQQTLKRCYSRVKERGRGKRTCNYTFQQLEQVFGRVPVVWEPHAYQPVLIDSSGLYQDTKSDTINLDESREVQPTQLEDWGSQKPDLPIKQELLMNQKQELQTYQKQDLSAYQDADEDVEEMNFVKKKPAARHNSIENMQKPEILQALMALLDAVQPRWQEFQSYDDLSSTHFTNKLGIFAIGYNTRWVEDIRYHYTEISSQVLVGKRLKEYLNPDKPEGKVIAMKRQKMNWKKVYYKLFEITKSEARCLELHFAFEWIPIALSRAAGDNAIQYLLPGGIPDTNGLYVIGCEETEGEGFSPRRDYGIRVLPRVSLRRDSGGATAGPSLLENELVDCGEMKSKIRYCYLGIAEETTIRQCILQHFQPPVKMLSIETCTINSFLSENCRAGAISRSIYIKFIEVEKESLSAGCVLECLEKAMGYSLRFTK; encoded by the exons atggcggcgcccagcgCAGCGGACTCCCCGAGCCGGAGCTGGACGAGCGCGGCGGCCGAGGCCCCGCTGGAGATTGTGGCCCCCGCCTGGGCCGACGTGGCGGGAGACCCATCCGCCGAGCCGCCCACCCCCAGCTGGACGAGCGGCGCGGCCGAGAACCCGGCGCCCAGCCCCAGTCGGCCGGCCGCCTGCCGCGGGATCTCCTGGACCCCGGCCGAGACCAACGCGCTGATCGCCGTGTGGGGGGACGAGCGGCTGCAGGACGTGCTGGAGGGCAACCTGCGCAACTCGCACATATTCGATAGGATCTCACAGGCCCTGCGGGAAATGGGCTATGAGAGAAGCGCAAACCAGTGCAAGGAGAGAATTAAG AGAAAGCAAGAACTTGACTACATTTCAGGAGAAATAAAAACAGGCAGTGGAAACCcacagcag ACTCTAAAGAGGTGTTATAGTCGGGTAAAGGAGCGAGGTCGCGGTAAGAGAACCTGTAACTACACGTTCCAGCAACTGGAGCAGGTCTTCGGGCGGGTGCCTGTCGTGTGGGAGCCGCACGCCTATCAGCCAGTTCTTATTGACAGCAGCGGACTGTACCAGGACACAAAATCAGACACTATTAACCTGGATGAAAGCCGGGAGGTGCAGCCAACTCAGTTGGAAGACTGGGGGAGCCAGAAGCCAGATTTGCCCATCAAACAGGAGCTACTTATGAACCAGAAGCAAGAATTGCAGACCTATCAGAAACAGGATCTCTCCGCCTACCAGGATGCAGATGAGGACGTAG AAGAAATGAATTTTGTGAAGAAGAAGCCAGCAGCAAGGCACAATTCTATAGAAAACATGCA GAAGCCGGAGATTCTGCAGGCCCTCATGGCATTGTTAGATGCTGTCCAGCCAAGATGGCAGGAGTTCCAAAGTTATGACGACCTCAGCAGTACACACTTCACAAATAAACTCGGAATTTTCGCCATTGGTTATAATACAAGGTGGGTCGAGGACATCCGGTACCATTACACCGAAATCAGCTCCCAGGTGCTGGTTGGAAAGAGACTGAAAGAATATTTAAATCCGGATAAGCCCGAGGGCAAAGTCATAGCCATGAAGCGTCAAAAGATGAACTGGAAGAAAGTCTATTACAAGCTTTTTGAGATCACTAAAAGTGAGGCGCGCTGTCTCGAGCTGCACTTTGCTTTCGAATGGATACCCATCGCACTTTCCCGAGCGGCTGGCGACAACGCTATACAGTATTTGCTTCCGGGCGGGATCCCGGACACCAATGGTCTCTACGTGATTGGCTGCGAGGAAACAGAGGGTGAGGGTTTCTCCCCACGGCGAGATTATGGGATACGGGTGCTCCCAAGGGTCTCTCTGCGGCGGGATTCTGGTGGCGCCACCGCAGGACCGTCTCTCTTGGAGAATGAACTTGTCGACTGCGGTGAGATGAAGTCAAAAATCCGCTACTGTTACTTGGGCATAGCGGAGGAGACAACAATTCGCCAGTGTATACTACAACACTTTCAACCACCTGTCAAGATGCTGAGCATAGAGACATGTACCATCAATAGCTTCCTCTCTGAAAACTGTCGGGCGGGAGCCATCTCCAGATCTATTTACATCAAATTTATAGAAGTAGAAAAGGAGTCTCTCTCTGCCGGCTGCGTGCTTGAGTGTTTGGAAAAAGCCATGGGGTATTCTTTACGATTCACAAAGTAA
- the msantd2 gene encoding myb/SANT-like DNA-binding domain-containing protein 2 isoform X2, protein MAAPSAADSPSRSWTSAAAEAPLEIVAPAWADVAGDPSAEPPTPSWTSGAAENPAPSPSRPAACRGISWTPAETNALIAVWGDERLQDVLEGNLRNSHIFDRISQALREMGYERSANQCKERIKRKQELDYISGEIKTGSGNPQQTLKRCYSRVKERGRGKRTCNYTFQQLEQVFGRVPVVWEPHAYQPVLIDSSGLYQDTKSDTINLDESREVQPTQLEDWGSQKPDLPIKQELLMNQKQELQTYQKQDLSAYQDADEDVEMNFVKKKPAARHNSIENMQKPEILQALMALLDAVQPRWQEFQSYDDLSSTHFTNKLGIFAIGYNTRWVEDIRYHYTEISSQVLVGKRLKEYLNPDKPEGKVIAMKRQKMNWKKVYYKLFEITKSEARCLELHFAFEWIPIALSRAAGDNAIQYLLPGGIPDTNGLYVIGCEETEGEGFSPRRDYGIRVLPRVSLRRDSGGATAGPSLLENELVDCGEMKSKIRYCYLGIAEETTIRQCILQHFQPPVKMLSIETCTINSFLSENCRAGAISRSIYIKFIEVEKESLSAGCVLECLEKAMGYSLRFTK, encoded by the exons atggcggcgcccagcgCAGCGGACTCCCCGAGCCGGAGCTGGACGAGCGCGGCGGCCGAGGCCCCGCTGGAGATTGTGGCCCCCGCCTGGGCCGACGTGGCGGGAGACCCATCCGCCGAGCCGCCCACCCCCAGCTGGACGAGCGGCGCGGCCGAGAACCCGGCGCCCAGCCCCAGTCGGCCGGCCGCCTGCCGCGGGATCTCCTGGACCCCGGCCGAGACCAACGCGCTGATCGCCGTGTGGGGGGACGAGCGGCTGCAGGACGTGCTGGAGGGCAACCTGCGCAACTCGCACATATTCGATAGGATCTCACAGGCCCTGCGGGAAATGGGCTATGAGAGAAGCGCAAACCAGTGCAAGGAGAGAATTAAG AGAAAGCAAGAACTTGACTACATTTCAGGAGAAATAAAAACAGGCAGTGGAAACCcacagcag ACTCTAAAGAGGTGTTATAGTCGGGTAAAGGAGCGAGGTCGCGGTAAGAGAACCTGTAACTACACGTTCCAGCAACTGGAGCAGGTCTTCGGGCGGGTGCCTGTCGTGTGGGAGCCGCACGCCTATCAGCCAGTTCTTATTGACAGCAGCGGACTGTACCAGGACACAAAATCAGACACTATTAACCTGGATGAAAGCCGGGAGGTGCAGCCAACTCAGTTGGAAGACTGGGGGAGCCAGAAGCCAGATTTGCCCATCAAACAGGAGCTACTTATGAACCAGAAGCAAGAATTGCAGACCTATCAGAAACAGGATCTCTCCGCCTACCAGGATGCAGATGAGGACGTAG AAATGAATTTTGTGAAGAAGAAGCCAGCAGCAAGGCACAATTCTATAGAAAACATGCA GAAGCCGGAGATTCTGCAGGCCCTCATGGCATTGTTAGATGCTGTCCAGCCAAGATGGCAGGAGTTCCAAAGTTATGACGACCTCAGCAGTACACACTTCACAAATAAACTCGGAATTTTCGCCATTGGTTATAATACAAGGTGGGTCGAGGACATCCGGTACCATTACACCGAAATCAGCTCCCAGGTGCTGGTTGGAAAGAGACTGAAAGAATATTTAAATCCGGATAAGCCCGAGGGCAAAGTCATAGCCATGAAGCGTCAAAAGATGAACTGGAAGAAAGTCTATTACAAGCTTTTTGAGATCACTAAAAGTGAGGCGCGCTGTCTCGAGCTGCACTTTGCTTTCGAATGGATACCCATCGCACTTTCCCGAGCGGCTGGCGACAACGCTATACAGTATTTGCTTCCGGGCGGGATCCCGGACACCAATGGTCTCTACGTGATTGGCTGCGAGGAAACAGAGGGTGAGGGTTTCTCCCCACGGCGAGATTATGGGATACGGGTGCTCCCAAGGGTCTCTCTGCGGCGGGATTCTGGTGGCGCCACCGCAGGACCGTCTCTCTTGGAGAATGAACTTGTCGACTGCGGTGAGATGAAGTCAAAAATCCGCTACTGTTACTTGGGCATAGCGGAGGAGACAACAATTCGCCAGTGTATACTACAACACTTTCAACCACCTGTCAAGATGCTGAGCATAGAGACATGTACCATCAATAGCTTCCTCTCTGAAAACTGTCGGGCGGGAGCCATCTCCAGATCTATTTACATCAAATTTATAGAAGTAGAAAAGGAGTCTCTCTCTGCCGGCTGCGTGCTTGAGTGTTTGGAAAAAGCCATGGGGTATTCTTTACGATTCACAAAGTAA